From the Mya arenaria isolate MELC-2E11 chromosome 17, ASM2691426v1 genome, the window attgtttgggagggctggtgggagggcagcatcaaagtcaccttatgtatcgaataattttagttaggttggacataaagagaccaaacttggtaatattacattgttattgtattcacttctaagtcaaagcggcgaagtcgagcgtgctgtgttacgacagctcttgttatagcttttaattttatcaggtatataattatgtctccccctctctgggggagacatattgtttttgccctgtccgtcagtccggtagtccgtcagtccgtccgtacgtcacacttcgtttccgatcgataactggaaaaccgcatgacctaggatcaccaaacttggaagggaggttggtcgtgaggtgtagaggatccctattgtttttggggtcactaggtcaaaggtcaaggtcgcggcgacccccaatataaaaaaacatttctgctcaaaatcttgagaacggtttgacctaggttcaccaaacttggtagggagtttggtcatgaggtgtagaagatccctattgtttttggggtcactaggtcaaaggtcaaggtcgcggcgacccccaatgtaaaaaacatttccgctcaatatcttgagaatggtttgacctaggttcaccaaacttggtagggaggttgatcatgaggtttagaaaactcctatattttggggggtcacaaggtcaaaggtcaacgtcgctgtgacctctaatgtaaaaaaatatttccgtgcaatatcaggagaatgctttgatctaggttcaccaaactttgaagtgaggttggtcatgatgtctagatgatcccaattgttttgggggtaacaaggtcaatagtcaaggtcgtggtgaccttccatgtaaaaatcatttgcgtgtaatatctttatgtctcccccattcatggggagacatattgtttttgccctgtccgtcagtcagtccatcagtctgtcagtcagtcagtcagtacgtcacacttcgtttccgcccaataactatagaactcttcgacccaggaacttcatacttggtatgctagttggtcatgactagtagatgacccctattgaatttggggtcactaggtcaaagatcagggtcaacgtgaccttgaggtgaagaaacggtttccactcaataactaaagatcctttgggtccaggaacttcatacttggtatgctagttgttcatgactattagatgactcctattgattttgagatcaaaaggtcaaaggtcaaggttaccttcaggtaaaaaatgttatgttggcagtgaccttaagcttaaaaatggtttctgctcaataactaaagaaagcttgtacccaggaacttcatagttgttcatgactagtagatgactcctattgattttgagatcagtaggtcaatagtcaaggtcaccgtgaccttgaggtgaagaaactgtttccgctcaataactagagaacgcttgcaaccaggaatttcatacttggtatgctagttggtcatgactagaagatgacccatattgattttgagatcactaggtcaaaggtcaaggttgccatgaccttgaagtgaagaaaaagtttccgctcaataactaaagaccctttggtttcaggaacttcatacttggtaagctagttgttcatgactagaagatgacccctattgattttcagatcaaaaggtcaaaggtcaaggttaccttcaggtaaaaaatgatacgttggcggtgaccttaagcttaaaaatggtttctgctcaataacttaagaacgcttgtacccaggaacttcattcttggtacgctagtcggtcatgactagtagatgacccctattgattttgagatcagtaggtcaaaggtcaaggttgccatgaccttgagttgaagaaatggttaccgctcagtaactaaagaacacttgcacccaagaacttaatacttggtatgcaagttggttatgtagatgatccctattgatgttgtgatcagtaggtaaaaggtcatggtcacgatgactgtgagctgaaaaatggtttccgatcaataattgaataacgcttgcgcccaggaacttcatacaatgcaaacttcgtttacattttccatgattaatcaacaacactttcttctcttcactatttaatataatcgaataaaccaaacttcactgttggtttgtctccagtccaaagttacaaatttcatgtccatcatttattttttctcagctacgaccacacaataggggagacaagcgctttttcaaaaaagcaatctctagttataCACAATTATTTGAAGTATATGATGGGATGTGCATCAACAATTTTTAAGTTTCTGCAAACAATGTCACCACTCTCTTAAGTTCCAAGAAGCCCTTTAATACTGTACAATAAAGGGTCACATGGCACAAACAGGGAAAAGAGAGCCCATTTCATCATTACttagaaatataaactttaAGAACTTTAAAGAAAAGCCCTCCTGTAGGCAAGCTTTATAACATGCTTGCTGTTGGACTGTATATCTACTTCACGAATATGGTTGACTTACTCTACACAGTCCATATTGACAGCcgttttatattttacagacACCTGAAGACATGACATCAGGCAGTTCTGAAGCTGAGAAGCAGGCGGAGTTACGGAGGAAAATTGAGTATAAGGTGGCGTGTGAGGAGAGGGCACACAAAATTGTGGAACGACTCATTGACAATCCGATCTCACAGGATACCCTTCTAAATGCTGTAGGTGGAATTTAACATAACTCTGTGATTTTATGTGTGATACTACACAAATATATGCTATGTGCATCTGTTGGGGATCGAACCTGTGACTGCTGACATTCTACTCCGTTGCTTTATAAGCTTGCTCAGAATATTCAAAAGAGCTGCTATGTGTCCAATAACCAGTTACATTATTTCATGAGATGATTATGCCAAGGCACCCTTTGAAGAAGCAGGGATATATTGCTTTTCACATGTTGGTCAGTTGGTCGGTCAATGCGTTGATATACAACAAACCTTGTCCAATTGATTATTAGGAAATATATGGGCCTATGGCCTttaaacttggtagggaggttggtcattaTTGGTTGTGTATGTAGATGACTTAAACGATATTTAACTAGATTAAGTATATAATTCTACATTAAACAAATTTGGCGTTAAAAATGTAATACTCTAATGATTCTTTTTTGCAGATTATAATCAGCCAATAATTCTATTAGAAATAAATGGATCAGAATCTGATATACTTTTTTTCCCAGGTACAATTGATAACCCCGAGCCATTATGAAGACATCACTGTGGAGCGAGCCATAGCCAAGCTGTGTGGATATCCACTGTGCCAAAACAACCTGGAAAAGGTTTGGAGTTTTCCTTGCACTCTTTATGTTTAATCAGATATTTTTCTGGaatttttactttcaaatttcACACAGCAAGGGATTTCTCTGACACAGATAGCTCACTCAGAAGACGGTAAAATGGTTTTAAAGCTAGATACTCCAAATTTGAACTTATTGCAATTAGAACAGAGCATCCCTCGGGTCCCAAAAAATACCATTCATTGAGCGTTAActattatttcttttgattttcagTGAAGTAtagagttttatcagtgaaataacagcagtgaaaatatcaattttataatttctCTGCAAACTAAGGAGCGAAGAACTACTCTTTAAATCAATTGTAGATACTtccctttaataaaaaaaacagtcaccttTGAAGCAGTAAAGTACATACATGTCAAAGTAATCATTTGATCTTAAATAAAGATggcatttgttttaatcaaggtttttttttcagaaataaacacaacttACCATTTATTAGGGAAATGGCAATCACAATTTCAAATGCTTTTTTGAAGCTGAATGCTCAGtcatttgcttttataaaaagcattatatgaaaacaattgttcgaAGATAAATTTGATGTCATATCATCTATTTTCTGACTCTGATTTTGTAATACAAACTTCCCGGAAAATTTACACAACAATTCACCTGTATATAAACTGAGATACTGAGGGGAATGGGGCCGATTTTCGGTCCCAAAAAGGGCCAAAAAACTCACTGGTATTCAATGATGTATTTCAGATTCTAAAACAGCGGTACATCATATCAACGAAGACCAACACAGTTTATGACATAGAAACTAGGAAGGTAGGAACGtacaatttataattaaattagaATGCATTGAGTTTTAATTATGACAGAAGTCTGTGAGTAAATGAAgagaaaaatgaacaacataGTTAATTACTGTGACTAATTGTTCAAAActattaatacttttaaaagccttaaacattgaaaatgttttgatttgcaAATAACTAgatatttaaacagttttacttgGAACTaactttataatatttctttcctTGAATTTAAGCAGCAGTTAATGTTGCAAAGCATCACACGACAAAGAAAAACAGACATTCAGTGACCCTTAAATATTACATTGCTGTTAATGAGTATATTTGTTCCAGAACTTCTGCAGTAGTCAATGTTTAAAGGCATCACACCACCTAGAAAAACAGATATCCAGTGACCCTGTCTGGTCCAGGAAAAATCTCCCGCCAAGAAAGATACAACTACTGCCCATTGATTTGAAGTGGTAAGCTGGTTTGGTTTTCAAATAGGTTAAAGTGGTTTGATAAAGTAtggccaatattaaaataaagtatggccaatattaaaattgtactaGTGTTctcaacaaaaaatgttaaacgtaattgtgaaaaaacattttagatgctataactcaaaaaccattcaagatatatTCAAATTATCAACTTGTTGAAGACACATTTTTCAAGTAATAAGATTATACATGCACAGCAAGGCAAATATCTCTGGCTTTAATAGTGCGGCTTTTCCGACTGAAAATAACAGATGAGTATTGGCACTCCCGAAGCACTCTTGTTCTCTTCTCTTTTTTCAATGATTGTTAACCAATATGTTACAGTATTTCAATGATGATTTCAGTGGCAAGCTAGGAGATGAAGTTCTGGTGTCTAAACATGTGTCCGACCTCAAACATGAGGTGACTAGCCTTGAAAAACAAGACGAGTACTTAAAAAACCTGCATGAAATGATAAAGAAGAGCAATAAGACAGGAGACGAAGCAGGGAAAGATGAAACAAAAGCTGATAGTCAGAGAGGGAGTGTAAACACAGAGAAAGCAAGAGGGAATATAAGCACCGATGAGCCTTGTGTGTACACACTTGATAAGGCCATGAGTGATCTAGGTATGACTGATGGTGGTGAAGGAGCTCTCCATGAAAAAGATGACACTATTGCAGAATCTGATAAAGACTCACAAGACAACTTCAGAACTGAAGCTAAGGAGGCTGACAGTGAAGAGGATTTTCAAAGGACGGATAAACATTCACAAAATGAGAGACCTAGTGAAACTTGCACTAAGGTAGATCAGTCAAGCAATGTTAAGGTGCCCAATGTTGAAAAGGAAACAAAACTTGATAATAAACAACCTGAACCCAGTGTATCTAAACCAAATAAAAAGGACAAAAAAGCTGCCACAAAAGCAAAAACTGACTATCTAATGCAGTTGTTAGATAAAAGAAAATCCTTATTGTCAAAAATGGTTGATATACAGGACACTTCAGAGGATGTTGTAAAACCTGGtgaagaaatgaaagaaaatgctGAACTTAGTGATAAGAAATTAGAGTATTTGGGAGACACTGTTGAACCCAAAGTTATGGAAAGGTCTACTGCAAGCCAGGGTGTTCATGTACGTGAAATACAAACTGTGCATGTAAAGCATGGTGCTCAAAGCACTGATAGTAAGAAAAGCAATGGAGTCTGTCCAAAAAAACAAGTGTCCACTTTAAAACTCATTTGTGAAACTTTGAGATCTTGGATATCACAAGACACTGTAGAGTTTTTAAATACTGGTCAGGCAGAAACAGGTTCAGGGGATAGCAGGAGTGATAGTGCATCCATGGGAAAGAAATCTGACATGGAAAGACAGTATGATGCGCTAGTGGCCAAAGTTGATGCTCAGGAAGCAGAATTTGACAATCTGTTAGGTAGGCACAAGTTTTGACAAATTCATAAAGAAGTTGCccattaattttataattaaacataactGTCTGCTGATTAACTGATAAGTCTGACctaaacagtaaaaaaaataattggggGATTGTAATGGGGTctttcagttttgaaaaaaatggtcatTGTCTAAAATTGGGAATTCTATTTTGGCCTAGGAATGAAGGAGAATTCTTTAAAAGATTGATAGAACAGATATTAGGtattatttgtcaatattttacatgAGATGCAAAGTAATCTAAAAACAGTTTAAGTCTTTTCAGTAACTTGACAACTCTTACTATTGAAGAAAGAAAGTAGTAGAATAAATTTTGAACCATTTTCAGGTGAGGAGAGTTTGGAGGAAGTTGCCCCACCCAGTGGTCCCCTGCCTCACTATGAGGTATTAAAGGAGGAGATAGAGGAGAACCAGTACCGAGTTCAAAAGTTCCTCAAAGGGGCATTCACTTATAAAATACAAGAGAGACAAGTTCTGGAAAAGGTAATAACCAATTCAAGAACCAGCCATGTTGCCtcagtcactccagagttattacccttgaattggcaaaaactgtGTTTATAGTGTAAGCTCTCTAAATTTGGCATAAGGGCCATCCAtaatgcaaaagtgggtggggtagGCCTAAAAgtaatactttttaaaagctCGGTTGTATTTAGTTATGAAGAAAAATCTATTTAGTGAGTAAAACAATCATcctttgtgacatgttttgggCTAATGAGAAGTTGACcaattttttataatataagattttttacCAAATGCTAAATTTTTGGTGACAAATGTGTCATGTGGTAAAAAGAATTTGTAAAACTTTTACTGGTTTCAGGATTCCAATGATGGAGTGGCTTTACCAACTTTGGACAGATATGACCAGCTCCTTATACGTCGGAGGATCGTCCTGGATCGCATCAGTAAAGTGTAAGTGATTCACCAGACAAAAAAGCATTAACTTATTTTGGGGTAAATCTAAGACCTCATCTAATGCATAGATGATCAATTTATGGTGTGTTCATTTATCTAAGTACAACTATTACAGCTGATCAcaaatttatcaattaaactTCCATAGtggtaaagatttgaaagttatcAACCAAGccattgaacaaaaatatgatatatatttttaggcTGCCCTCCCTGCTGTCCCCACTAGATCTGATTCAGGATGTGTACACACACTTCAGAGAACTTGTCTTCACTTTCAGGTAACATGATCTTTACACATCGGGGAACTAGTCTTCACATTcaggtaaaataattttttcaCATTGGGAAGCCAATCTTCATATTCAGGTAGTGTTATTGTTGCAGCTTGGCGGAACTTGTCTT encodes:
- the LOC128224322 gene encoding putative RNA polymerase II subunit B1 CTD phosphatase RPAP2, with protein sequence MTSGSSEAEKQAELRRKIEYKVACEERAHKIVERLIDNPISQDTLLNAVQLITPSHYEDITVERAIAKLCGYPLCQNNLEKILKQRYIISTKTNTVYDIETRKNFCSSQCLKASHHLEKQISSDPVWSRKNLPPRKIQLLPIDLKCGKLGDEVLVSKHVSDLKHEVTSLEKQDEYLKNLHEMIKKSNKTGDEAGKDETKADSQRGSVNTEKARGNISTDEPCVYTLDKAMSDLGMTDGGEGALHEKDDTIAESDKDSQDNFRTEAKEADSEEDFQRTDKHSQNERPSETCTKVDQSSNVKVPNVEKETKLDNKQPEPSVSKPNKKDKKAATKAKTDYLMQLLDKRKSLLSKMVDIQDTSEDVVKPGEEMKENAELSDKKLEYLGDTVEPKVMERSTASQGVHVREIQTVHVKHGAQSTDSKKSNGVCPKKQVSTLKLICETLRSWISQDTVEFLNTGQAETGSGDSRSDSASMGKKSDMERQYDALVAKVDAQEAEFDNLLGEESLEEVAPPSGPLPHYEVLKEEIEENQYRVQKFLKGAFTYKIQERQVLEKDSNDGVALPTLDRYDQLLIRRRIVLDRISKVLPSLLSPLDLIQDVYTHFRELVFTFRLTSENIIFKPAEWTLVALIMLKLLSKKIPSLEQAFRSPSSEKYFNLLLSSLREDMTTLQSHVDSVIPTLKRR